A DNA window from Dehalococcoidia bacterium contains the following coding sequences:
- a CDS encoding peptide ABC transporter substrate-binding protein, whose protein sequence is MRRHTLIARALAVLFALALVASACTAPAPSAPAAPSATQPSAPAPAQAVGAPSTGAGKGGTLRLLWDDPPSLDPALASDTTSSGIILEVFSGLVSFTPDLKLVPDLAERWEVTPDARTYTFFLRKNAKFHDGKPVTARDFKYSWDRIANPATESTTVDIYLGDVVGVSDVVRGKAKEISGIKVIDDYTFQVTIDAPKAYFLAKLTLPAGFVVDKANVESSKNWTRNANGTGPFTLKEYAIGKQIVLARNANYYREPAPKLDQVLYSLSGGTPATMYENNEIDVSGVSLADLDRVRDPKNPLNKDLVVSPPEFALYFIGFNVNKPPFDDVKVRQALTLAVDKDAITKSAFSSLRVSAYGILPPGMPGFNKDLKGLRYDPAKAKQLLAESKYAGKMPRILLNVPGTGGSVGLDDEAMIEMWRKNLGVTVEIQQSEWATYLQDLNARKYQMWGGSGWIADFPDPQNFLEVLFYSQSNKNDGNYKNPDVDKLIEQARTLQDVQKRMAMYQQAEDIIVNEVAVLPVWHGTESNRLVKPWVKGLTFPPMPVPRMQYVAIEK, encoded by the coding sequence ATGCGCAGGCACACACTGATTGCACGGGCGCTCGCCGTGTTATTTGCCCTCGCCCTGGTGGCTTCGGCCTGCACGGCGCCGGCCCCCTCGGCGCCAGCTGCACCGTCCGCCACGCAACCGTCCGCGCCGGCCCCGGCCCAGGCGGTGGGCGCGCCGTCCACGGGCGCTGGCAAGGGCGGCACCCTCCGTCTCCTCTGGGATGACCCGCCCTCCCTCGACCCTGCGCTGGCCTCGGACACCACCTCCTCAGGCATCATCCTAGAAGTGTTCAGCGGGCTTGTGTCCTTCACCCCCGACCTGAAGCTTGTCCCGGACTTGGCCGAGAGGTGGGAGGTCACCCCGGACGCCAGGACTTACACGTTCTTCTTGCGGAAGAACGCCAAGTTCCACGACGGCAAGCCAGTGACCGCCCGCGATTTCAAATACTCCTGGGACCGTATCGCCAATCCGGCTACCGAGTCCACGACCGTGGATATTTATCTGGGCGACGTCGTGGGCGTGAGCGACGTCGTGCGCGGCAAGGCCAAGGAGATATCGGGCATCAAGGTGATCGACGATTACACCTTCCAGGTGACCATTGACGCGCCCAAGGCGTACTTCCTAGCAAAGCTGACGCTCCCCGCCGGGTTCGTCGTTGACAAGGCGAACGTGGAGTCAAGCAAGAACTGGACGCGCAACGCCAACGGGACGGGCCCCTTCACGCTGAAGGAATATGCCATTGGCAAACAGATCGTCCTAGCTCGCAACGCCAACTATTATCGCGAGCCCGCACCAAAGCTGGACCAGGTCCTTTACAGCCTCTCCGGAGGCACGCCGGCCACCATGTACGAGAACAACGAGATTGACGTGAGCGGCGTGAGTCTCGCCGACCTTGACCGGGTACGGGACCCCAAGAACCCCCTGAACAAGGACCTGGTCGTCTCTCCGCCCGAGTTTGCCCTGTACTTCATTGGCTTCAACGTGAACAAGCCGCCTTTTGATGACGTGAAGGTCCGGCAGGCCCTGACTCTCGCAGTGGATAAGGACGCTATCACGAAAAGCGCTTTCTCCAGCCTGCGTGTGTCCGCCTACGGCATCCTGCCGCCGGGCATGCCGGGGTTCAACAAGGACTTGAAGGGGCTGAGGTACGACCCTGCAAAGGCAAAGCAACTTCTAGCAGAGTCCAAGTACGCGGGCAAGATGCCGCGCATCCTTCTTAACGTGCCAGGCACGGGTGGCTCCGTGGGCCTGGACGACGAAGCGATGATTGAAATGTGGAGAAAGAACCTGGGTGTCACGGTGGAAATCCAGCAGTCCGAGTGGGCCACCTACCTCCAGGACCTGAACGCGCGCAAGTACCAGATGTGGGGCGGCTCCGGCTGGATCGCCGACTTTCCGGACCCGCAGAACTTCCTGGAGGTCCTTTTTTACAGCCAGAGCAACAAGAATGATGGTAACTACAAGAACCCGGACGTGGACAAACTGATTGAGCAGGCCAGGACATTGCAGGACGTGCAGAAGCGCATGGCCATGTACCAGCAGGCGGAGGACATCATTGTCAACGAAGTGGCAGTCCTGCCCGTTTGGCACGGAACGGAAAGCAACCGCCTGGTCAAGCCGTGGGTCAAGGGGTTGACCTTCCCTCCCATGCCCGTCCCGCGCATGCAATATGTCGCGATAGAGAAGTAG
- a CDS encoding ABC transporter permease codes for MAQSRREPTGGGSQTDVAHADVGVSARQIGRSLWNRAWHRLLGKRIAVGAMVVLGMLYLGGILAPVLSPYDYNAQDFAIRNQGPSFAHPLGTDWLGRDQFTRVLWGLRTTVIITVTSVLSGALPLGLIIGTASGYMGGKFDNVVMRIGEVFLAFPGLLLVILLAATVKPRVVDLARAFEDWGNFRGLVASGFPDYLVIFGSLAIFAWVGMARLVRSQVLYLRQSQFVDAARAAGASHWRIMIVHILPNCLGPVIVSVSMGMGAAAGSEVVLSWLGIGIQPPHPSLGRMLYEYGSISILRQYPHMIIFPAAAVSIIIFAWNLLGDALNDVFNPRTR; via the coding sequence ATGGCCCAGTCCCGGCGGGAACCCACGGGCGGCGGCAGTCAAACGGACGTCGCGCATGCCGATGTCGGCGTGAGCGCGCGTCAAATTGGCCGCAGCTTGTGGAACCGAGCATGGCATCGCCTGCTAGGTAAGCGGATTGCCGTTGGCGCCATGGTCGTCCTAGGCATGCTCTACCTGGGCGGCATTCTGGCCCCCGTCCTCTCGCCGTACGACTATAACGCGCAGGACTTCGCCATCCGTAATCAGGGGCCGTCGTTCGCGCATCCCCTCGGCACCGACTGGCTGGGGCGCGATCAGTTCACCCGTGTCCTGTGGGGCCTGCGGACGACCGTTATTATTACGGTCACCTCCGTCCTGAGCGGGGCCTTGCCCCTGGGTCTGATCATCGGCACGGCCTCCGGCTACATGGGCGGGAAGTTCGACAATGTCGTGATGCGCATCGGCGAGGTGTTCCTGGCCTTCCCGGGCCTCCTGCTGGTCATTCTCCTGGCGGCGACGGTGAAGCCACGGGTGGTGGACCTAGCAAGGGCCTTTGAGGACTGGGGCAACTTCAGAGGGCTGGTGGCGAGCGGGTTTCCAGATTACCTTGTTATCTTTGGGTCACTGGCCATCTTCGCGTGGGTGGGCATGGCCCGGCTTGTCCGCAGCCAGGTGCTCTACCTGCGACAGTCGCAGTTCGTTGACGCCGCCCGCGCGGCGGGCGCCAGCCATTGGCGCATCATGATCGTGCACATCCTGCCGAACTGTCTCGGCCCGGTGATTGTGTCCGTCTCCATGGGGATGGGCGCCGCCGCCGGCTCAGAGGTGGTGCTGAGCTGGCTCGGCATCGGCATTCAGCCGCCGCATCCAAGCCTGGGGCGCATGCTCTATGAGTACGGGAGCATCAGCATCCTGCGCCAGTACCCCCACATGATCATCTTCCCCGCGGCCGCCGTGTCCATCATCATCTTCGCCTGGAACCTGTTGGGCGACGCGCTGAACGACGTGTTCAATCCACGGACGCGGTAA
- a CDS encoding TlyA family RNA methyltransferase has product MAKQRADVLLVECGLAESREKARALLLAGQVRLGERVVDKPGVLLPEGARLRVLAKAPYVGRGGVKLAHALDVFRLDVSGMTALDVGASTGGFTDCLLQRGARKVYALDVGKGQIDYRLRTDPHVVVIEGVNARYPFALPEQADMATVDVSFISLTLVLPNVLAMVKPGGPVVALVKPQFEAERKQIQRGGLVKDPAIHAQVLGRIIIWVVEHGARLRGLTASPILGGDGNREFFIHVETTKD; this is encoded by the coding sequence ATGGCGAAACAACGTGCGGACGTGCTGCTCGTGGAGTGCGGGCTTGCGGAGAGCAGGGAGAAGGCCCGGGCCCTCCTGCTGGCCGGCCAGGTCCGGCTCGGCGAGCGCGTCGTTGACAAGCCCGGCGTGCTGCTGCCGGAGGGCGCGCGATTGCGCGTGCTGGCGAAGGCGCCCTATGTCGGACGAGGGGGCGTGAAGCTGGCCCACGCCCTGGATGTCTTCCGCCTGGACGTGAGCGGCATGACCGCCCTGGACGTGGGAGCGTCCACCGGCGGCTTCACCGACTGCCTGCTGCAGCGGGGCGCCCGCAAGGTGTACGCGCTGGACGTAGGCAAGGGGCAGATAGACTACCGGCTGCGCACCGACCCGCACGTCGTCGTGATTGAGGGTGTCAACGCCAGATATCCCTTCGCACTCCCCGAGCAGGCGGACATGGCCACGGTGGACGTCTCCTTCATTTCTCTCACCCTCGTGTTGCCGAACGTCCTGGCGATGGTGAAACCCGGCGGCCCTGTGGTGGCCCTGGTCAAGCCTCAGTTCGAAGCGGAGCGGAAGCAGATCCAGCGAGGCGGGCTGGTCAAAGACCCCGCAATCCATGCACAGGTGCTGGGACGTATCATTATTTGGGTAGTGGAGCACGGCGCGCGACTGCGCGGGCTGACCGCATCCCCTATCCTTGGCGGCGATGGCAACAGGGAGTTCTTTATCCACGTGGAGACCACAAAGGACTAG
- a CDS encoding LpqB family beta-propeller domain-containing protein, whose product MGTRSRLHAQLLALVVAMSTLTGLVAGCNVRGEDAASRINRILYVDTEGRILTVLPDGSDRRQLTPAGDVFTSAGMGIQGQLQVLSDWSLWSPDARLVAYTRQEMDGLSRLSRALYVMQADGSRPVKLFEDAQSVPFFMYWSPDSQWLAFFLSDSREQRLMVVPADGSRPASVLASGAPAYFAWSPDSHRILLHLGGSTQRNPAARLTAINLDSRQSEVIDQKPGEFGAPAWSPDGRRIAYVVHGPDDDSLWTADAQGEARQLVATLPGGGSLSWSPDGARLGYLSGAHPDAPFGFLATYDLAARVETVLARGPLVAFFWSPDGKRIAYITADTGKSQLVWHVAEVTGGQERVISTFAPTAHLDFLLDFFDQYALSMSFWSPDSRYLVYPALGNGETLSPRGASTFGDVVYVAPADGGAPPRAIAEGRFASWSRK is encoded by the coding sequence ATGGGAACCCGCTCACGTCTGCACGCGCAGCTACTGGCCCTCGTGGTAGCGATGTCCACGCTCACCGGTCTTGTCGCCGGATGCAACGTGCGCGGCGAGGATGCGGCGAGCCGCATTAACCGCATTCTTTACGTTGACACAGAGGGGCGCATCCTCACTGTCCTGCCGGACGGCTCGGACCGTCGGCAACTCACGCCCGCGGGCGACGTGTTCACCTCCGCCGGCATGGGCATCCAGGGGCAACTGCAAGTCCTATCTGACTGGTCTCTGTGGTCCCCAGACGCACGACTTGTAGCCTACACGCGCCAGGAGATGGACGGCTTGTCCCGACTCTCGCGGGCACTTTATGTCATGCAGGCGGATGGCTCGCGCCCCGTGAAGCTGTTCGAGGACGCGCAGTCAGTCCCCTTTTTCATGTACTGGTCCCCGGACAGCCAGTGGCTGGCATTCTTTTTGTCCGACTCCCGAGAGCAGCGCCTCATGGTGGTTCCCGCGGACGGGTCACGGCCCGCATCCGTCCTGGCTTCCGGCGCGCCCGCCTACTTTGCCTGGTCGCCGGACAGCCACCGCATCCTGCTGCATCTGGGCGGAAGCACGCAGCGGAACCCCGCCGCGCGTCTGACCGCTATCAACCTGGATTCTCGCCAGAGCGAGGTCATTGACCAGAAGCCTGGCGAGTTCGGGGCGCCCGCGTGGTCGCCGGATGGTCGGCGCATCGCGTACGTGGTACATGGCCCAGACGACGACAGCCTGTGGACCGCGGACGCTCAAGGCGAGGCGCGCCAGCTCGTCGCGACTCTTCCCGGCGGTGGCTCTCTGTCCTGGTCGCCGGATGGAGCACGGCTGGGCTATCTGAGCGGCGCGCACCCGGATGCGCCCTTCGGGTTCCTGGCCACCTACGATCTGGCGGCGCGCGTGGAGACCGTGCTGGCGCGCGGGCCGTTAGTCGCGTTCTTCTGGTCGCCGGACGGCAAGCGCATCGCCTATATCACGGCGGACACGGGAAAGAGTCAGCTTGTCTGGCACGTGGCCGAAGTGACCGGCGGCCAGGAGCGCGTCATCTCTACTTTTGCCCCCACGGCGCACCTGGACTTCCTGTTAGACTTCTTCGACCAGTACGCCCTGTCCATGTCCTTCTGGTCGCCGGACAGCCGCTACCTGGTCTATCCCGCGCTTGGCAACGGCGAGACGCTGAGTCCAAGGGGAGCGTCTACTTTCGGCGATGTGGTGTATGTGGCGCCAGCCGACGGCGGCGCGCCGCCTCGCGCTATCGCGGAGGGCCGTTTCGCTTCCTGGTCGCGCAAGTAG
- a CDS encoding ABC transporter permease — translation MFAYIVKRLLWTPFLLLAVSFITFFLSLYGPGDPVQVLLGQHQNPEVLARIKAQRGLDRPFLEQYGRYIWNAFQGDLGESLKFRGQPVGELLAGKVWTSSKLAVVALVIGLAVGIPLGLVVANKQGTAMDPLIVSVSLFFSSLPVFITAPALLLIFVIWLKLMPSAGWAGDLADPRLILPALVMALPSISSIIRLMRASTLEVLGQEFVRAARAKGLTEMAVQSRHVARNALIPVITVVGMSLGTLVEGAFITETIFGIPGVGRLAVDSLFARDYPVIMAMTLLIAVSFVMANLLVDIAYAFLDPRIRYS, via the coding sequence ATGTTTGCCTACATTGTCAAGCGCCTGCTCTGGACACCGTTCCTGCTCCTGGCGGTGTCCTTCATCACGTTCTTCCTGTCGCTCTACGGGCCGGGCGACCCCGTCCAAGTCCTCCTGGGGCAGCATCAGAACCCTGAGGTGCTGGCCCGCATCAAAGCGCAGCGCGGCCTGGACCGTCCCTTCCTGGAACAGTATGGCCGCTATATCTGGAACGCCTTCCAGGGCGACCTGGGAGAGAGCCTCAAGTTCCGTGGACAGCCTGTGGGCGAACTGCTGGCAGGCAAGGTCTGGACAAGCTCCAAGCTGGCCGTCGTCGCCCTGGTCATCGGACTTGCCGTTGGCATCCCTCTCGGTCTCGTCGTCGCCAACAAGCAGGGCACGGCGATGGACCCTCTCATCGTCAGCGTCTCGCTGTTCTTCTCATCGCTGCCCGTTTTCATCACGGCGCCGGCCTTGCTCCTCATATTCGTTATCTGGCTCAAACTGATGCCCAGCGCGGGATGGGCCGGCGACCTGGCCGACCCGCGCCTCATCCTCCCCGCCCTCGTGATGGCTCTCCCCTCCATATCGTCCATCATCCGGCTCATGCGCGCGAGCACCCTTGAAGTGCTTGGCCAGGAGTTCGTCCGCGCGGCGCGCGCCAAGGGCCTGACGGAGATGGCTGTCCAGAGCAGGCACGTGGCGCGGAACGCCCTTATCCCCGTCATCACCGTGGTGGGGATGTCGCTGGGGACGCTGGTGGAAGGAGCGTTCATCACGGAGACCATCTTCGGCATTCCCGGCGTGGGGCGGCTGGCGGTGGACTCGCTCTTCGCGCGAGACTACCCCGTCATCATGGCGATGACATTACTCATCGCGGTGTCCTTCGTCATGGCGAACCTGCTTGTGGACATCGCGTACGCGTTCCTGGACCCGCGCATCCGCTACAGCTAG
- a CDS encoding peptidase MA family metallohydrolase, whose amino-acid sequence MRTVSLIVAILIILAMIVALLPPLVGAQGQPIIVVKEAVTDTFPDGMRFTLEAKSERAIKSVELRMMIRGSRGQVVAQPAFDKGATTIATDYTHRRIGTNRYYPPGQDVTYSYRITDEAGNALDTPTQSHTYLDPRIKWETVSDGFITVYYHGGQRARADSILAVTRQTMETMGGVLETQLKEPIRLIAYNLYSDMGPALPFVSTTYETALLTEGQAYSEQGVLLLFGGDPNIRGVTSHEATHLLVHQAAPSPLAQIPPWLNEGLAEFGNIQPGAEYDRTLARRQVTNTLIPLRDLGSRPGSPDDVILMYGEGRSVVRFMIETYGGPKMATLLRALDDGLKITDALQKVYGMGIDELDNTWRKSINARLVLIATPTVLPTVVAIPTMAPFSGPPVSPLIPLAAASAQPAAAGPTPASAQGGQGASGGLACNPRVGEPTVDPAAIAIFALPGLLLVLRRR is encoded by the coding sequence ATGCGTACTGTGTCCCTTATAGTCGCCATTCTCATCATACTGGCGATGATCGTCGCCCTCTTGCCGCCGCTGGTCGGCGCGCAGGGCCAGCCGATCATCGTGGTGAAGGAAGCGGTGACGGACACGTTTCCGGATGGCATGCGGTTCACCCTGGAGGCCAAATCGGAGCGCGCCATCAAGTCGGTGGAGCTGCGGATGATGATACGCGGCTCGCGGGGGCAGGTGGTGGCCCAGCCCGCCTTTGACAAGGGCGCCACGACCATCGCCACGGACTACACGCACCGGCGCATCGGCACGAACCGCTACTACCCGCCGGGGCAGGATGTCACGTATTCGTATCGCATCACCGACGAGGCGGGCAACGCGCTGGACACGCCGACCCAGTCCCACACCTACCTGGACCCACGCATAAAGTGGGAAACCGTTTCGGACGGGTTCATCACGGTCTATTATCACGGCGGCCAGCGCGCTCGCGCCGACTCGATTCTCGCCGTGACGCGGCAGACCATGGAAACGATGGGCGGCGTGCTGGAGACGCAGCTTAAGGAGCCTATTCGCCTTATCGCGTATAACTTGTACTCGGACATGGGCCCGGCGCTGCCCTTCGTCAGCACCACCTACGAGACCGCGTTGCTGACCGAGGGTCAGGCCTACTCCGAGCAGGGCGTTCTGCTGCTCTTTGGCGGCGACCCCAACATCCGCGGCGTAACCTCCCATGAAGCCACGCACCTTCTTGTGCATCAGGCGGCGCCCAGTCCGCTGGCCCAGATACCACCCTGGTTGAACGAGGGCCTGGCGGAGTTCGGGAACATCCAGCCGGGGGCTGAGTACGACCGTACGCTGGCGCGCCGTCAGGTGACCAACACTCTGATTCCGCTGCGTGACCTGGGGTCACGGCCCGGCAGCCCTGACGACGTCATCCTCATGTATGGAGAGGGCAGGAGCGTCGTCCGGTTCATGATAGAGACGTACGGCGGGCCGAAGATGGCCACGTTGCTGCGCGCCCTTGACGACGGACTGAAAATCACCGACGCCCTCCAGAAGGTCTATGGCATGGGCATAGACGAACTGGACAACACCTGGCGCAAGTCCATCAACGCACGGCTCGTGCTCATCGCCACGCCCACCGTTTTGCCGACGGTGGTGGCGATCCCCACAATGGCGCCGTTCAGCGGGCCGCCGGTCTCGCCCCTGATTCCACTGGCGGCCGCGTCTGCCCAGCCCGCGGCTGCGGGACCCACGCCCGCGTCTGCCCAGGGCGGACAAGGCGCGTCAGGCGGACTGGCGTGCAACCCCCGCGTGGGAGAGCCGACGGTTGACCCGGCGGCCATCGCCATATTCGCGCTGCCCGGCCTGCTGCTCGTCCTGCGCCGTCGCTAG
- the rpmH gene encoding 50S ribosomal protein L34 — protein MTKRVYQPKHISRRRKHGFLERMSSADGAKVLKRRRLKGRWRAVTT, from the coding sequence ATGACCAAGCGCGTGTACCAACCTAAGCATATATCTCGACGGCGCAAGCATGGATTTCTTGAGCGCATGTCGTCCGCGGATGGCGCAAAGGTGCTGAAGCGGCGCCGGCTCAAGGGTCGCTGGCGCGCGGTAACTACATAG